A window of the Gemmatimonadota bacterium genome harbors these coding sequences:
- the mreD gene encoding rod shape-determining protein MreD, whose product MAAADQIHRSPAGGEREGTVVRNRTRLVALSVFLVALHLFLHVGLGLGALAPDLVTLAILIVARTSPLAVAAFAGLVLGLLKDATALSAFGANALAGTVAGILGSLCTRLIVYSRWFFASYLFFGKLAVDTAVWVAGGDNRGSLTEAAVAAGIGGGYLVFVGFFIVILLGLTEERL is encoded by the coding sequence ATGGCCGCGGCGGACCAGATCCACCGTTCCCCTGCCGGTGGCGAACGCGAAGGAACGGTTGTCAGGAACAGGACTCGTTTAGTCGCCCTCTCCGTCTTCCTGGTCGCGCTCCATCTTTTTCTTCACGTGGGTTTGGGACTGGGGGCGTTGGCGCCCGATCTGGTCACCCTCGCCATACTCATCGTCGCCCGAACCTCCCCGCTCGCCGTCGCAGCCTTCGCCGGGTTGGTTCTGGGGCTTCTCAAGGACGCCACCGCCCTCTCGGCTTTCGGCGCCAACGCGCTGGCGGGAACCGTGGCTGGCATACTCGGTTCGCTGTGTACGCGGTTGATCGTCTATTCGAGATGGTTCTTCGCGTCCTACCTCTTCTTCGGAAAACTCGCCGTCGACACAGCGGTCTGGGTGGCGGGCGGCGACAATCGCGGCAGTCTGACTGAAGCCGCAGTCGCCGCAGGCATCGGCGGCGGGTACCTGGTGTTCGTGGGGTTCTTCATCGTAATCCTTCTGGGTCTGACCGAGGAGAGGCTGTGA
- a CDS encoding acetyl-CoA carboxylase carboxyltransferase subunit beta, with protein sequence MAWFRRTNKPITGRERRKVTRDVFEKCPECREILYLAGLRENLRVCPECGHHMPFPFEGYISLLLDEGSFRELDTDLRSDDPLQFTDSKAYVDRVRVAEAKGANEALTSGRGRMDGMNVVLTVMNFKFIGGSMGSVVGEKLARAGRTALEEEEPLIAVSASGGARMQEGIYSLMQMAKTSAVLGRLHERGIPFISVLTHPTTGGVTASFAMLGDANLAEPGALVGFAGPRVIEATIRESLPKGFQRAQFLLDHGMIDAVVTRCAMKDTIVRLLRHQFNGWG encoded by the coding sequence ATGGCTTGGTTCCGGCGGACCAACAAGCCTATCACGGGTCGTGAGCGGCGCAAGGTCACCCGCGACGTTTTCGAAAAGTGCCCGGAATGCCGCGAGATACTTTATCTGGCAGGGCTTCGCGAAAACCTCAGAGTCTGTCCCGAGTGCGGGCATCACATGCCCTTTCCTTTCGAGGGCTACATCTCCCTTCTCCTCGACGAAGGCAGCTTCCGCGAACTCGACACCGATCTCAGGTCGGACGATCCGCTCCAGTTCACCGACTCGAAAGCATACGTGGACAGGGTCAGGGTGGCGGAGGCGAAGGGCGCGAACGAGGCGCTGACATCGGGGCGCGGCCGGATGGACGGCATGAACGTGGTTCTCACCGTCATGAATTTCAAATTCATCGGTGGATCGATGGGGTCGGTCGTGGGAGAGAAGCTCGCGCGGGCGGGGCGGACCGCGCTCGAGGAGGAGGAGCCGTTGATAGCGGTTTCAGCCTCGGGCGGAGCTCGCATGCAAGAAGGGATATACTCGCTAATGCAGATGGCGAAAACCTCTGCGGTACTGGGCAGGCTGCACGAGCGGGGGATCCCCTTCATTTCCGTGCTCACCCACCCCACCACGGGAGGGGTCACGGCCTCCTTCGCAATGCTCGGAGACGCGAACCTTGCCGAGCCCGGCGCTCTGGTCGGATTCGCGGGGCCGCGGGTCATCGAGGCCACGATCAGGGAGTCGCTGCCGAAGGGTTTTCAGCGTGCACAGTTTCTCTTGGACCACGGCATGATCGACGCGGTGGTGACCCGTTGCGCGATGAAGGATACTATAGTTCGCCTTCTCAGGCACCAGTTCAACGGATGGGGCTGA
- the rodA gene encoding rod shape-determining protein RodA, with protein sequence MALRNLFVGLIFALTLFGVAMIYSAGVLHGPDTSATGAWARQALWTGISILAFLAVTQVPFNWLRWSAKGAYGLSMTLLAATLVVGTGRGTAVGVKSWIDLGPIGFQPSEIAKVATIAFLASYLSDRKQRKARPSMQDLVVPGMIGALPLGLVMLQPDIGTALAFVGIMLAALVWAGMPPIQLAFATCPILGFVLGSTSTLLWAVYMVALVLFLLWREKRLETRSLLSAALVFSANFLAGATARPLWNSLQGYQKNRIRVWLDPTVDPSGVGYQLLQSKAAIGAGGLTGQGFAQGAQKELGFLPEQHTDFIFSVVGEELGFLGASAAVIALCGVVFLQLRMAARSKDLFGRLVLSGVAGMWFVHIFVNVGMTMGVTPITGIPLPFLSYGGTFLLMSWVAAAICWRVAEERPT encoded by the coding sequence ATGGCGCTCCGCAACCTCTTCGTCGGGCTGATATTCGCGCTCACCCTCTTCGGAGTGGCGATGATCTACTCCGCCGGCGTGCTGCACGGACCGGACACGTCCGCTACGGGAGCATGGGCTAGACAGGCGTTGTGGACCGGAATCTCCATTCTGGCCTTCCTCGCGGTCACTCAGGTTCCGTTCAACTGGTTGCGATGGAGCGCAAAGGGCGCGTACGGACTCTCCATGACCCTGCTGGCGGCCACTCTTGTCGTCGGAACCGGGCGAGGGACGGCCGTGGGAGTCAAGAGCTGGATAGATCTGGGGCCGATCGGCTTCCAGCCTTCCGAGATCGCGAAGGTTGCGACCATCGCCTTCCTCGCGTCGTATCTCTCCGACAGGAAGCAGAGAAAGGCCCGGCCCTCGATGCAGGACCTCGTCGTACCCGGGATGATCGGGGCGCTGCCTCTCGGGCTGGTGATGCTTCAGCCGGACATCGGAACGGCGTTGGCCTTCGTCGGCATAATGCTCGCCGCGCTGGTCTGGGCCGGGATGCCGCCCATTCAGCTCGCGTTTGCGACCTGCCCGATTCTGGGGTTCGTCCTGGGCAGCACCAGCACTCTGCTCTGGGCGGTCTACATGGTCGCCCTCGTCCTCTTCCTGTTGTGGAGGGAGAAACGCTTGGAAACCAGGTCCCTGCTCAGCGCCGCTCTCGTCTTCTCCGCCAATTTCCTCGCCGGGGCCACCGCTCGGCCGCTTTGGAATTCGCTCCAGGGATATCAGAAGAACAGGATTCGCGTGTGGCTCGACCCTACCGTCGATCCGAGCGGCGTCGGATATCAGTTGCTTCAGTCGAAGGCGGCTATCGGCGCAGGGGGATTGACCGGCCAGGGATTTGCCCAGGGAGCGCAGAAGGAGCTGGGATTCCTGCCGGAGCAGCATACCGACTTCATCTTCAGCGTCGTCGGCGAAGAACTGGGATTCCTGGGCGCTTCGGCGGCGGTGATCGCTCTCTGCGGTGTCGTCTTTCTCCAGTTGCGCATGGCTGCGCGTTCCAAGGATCTCTTCGGAAGGCTCGTGCTCAGCGGCGTGGCTGGGATGTGGTTCGTCCACATATTCGTGAACGTCGGCATGACCATGGGCGTCACCCCGATCACCGGTATCCCACTACCTTTTCTGAGCTACGGTGGTACCTTCCTTCTGATGTCATGGGTCGCCGCCGCGATTTGCTGGCGGGTCGCGGAAGAACGACCGACCTGA
- a CDS encoding rod shape-determining protein — MAWFNTDRLTPVTDVAVDLGTANTLVYVRGRGVVLNEPSVVAIRSNGKGGTEIAGIGLEAKRMLGRTGETIKAVRPLRDGVIADVDVTEMMLRHFLRQAVRKHFFRIRPRMVVGVPSGITQLEKRAVRSGAISAGARSVYTIAEPMAAAIGVGLPVDAPQGNIVIDIGGGTSEIAVIALSTVVSNTSIKVACDRFDEAIKQYIRRNHNLSVGEWEIETLRIQVGSAFDVGSEREMDVKGRDLVTGIPRSVTIHSEEVRECMQEPIQDIVYAVRRALESTPPQLVADIMDHGVFLTGGGALTRGLNELLQHETGLVVHVDDEPLTCVIRGAGRVLDDWDRFSRVLQE; from the coding sequence GGAGGGGTGTCGTGCTCAACGAACCCTCCGTCGTGGCGATCCGAAGCAACGGCAAGGGCGGTACCGAGATCGCAGGCATCGGCCTGGAAGCCAAGCGGATGCTGGGCAGGACCGGGGAAACCATAAAGGCCGTACGTCCTCTTCGCGACGGAGTGATCGCCGATGTGGACGTGACCGAGATGATGCTCCGTCACTTCCTGCGCCAGGCGGTCAGGAAGCACTTCTTTCGCATCCGTCCCCGCATGGTGGTGGGCGTACCCTCCGGAATCACCCAGCTCGAAAAAAGGGCCGTGCGATCCGGGGCCATCTCGGCGGGAGCTCGGTCGGTCTACACGATCGCCGAACCCATGGCGGCGGCTATCGGCGTCGGGCTGCCCGTCGACGCTCCCCAGGGCAATATCGTGATCGACATCGGGGGAGGCACCAGCGAGATCGCGGTCATCGCCCTGTCGACGGTGGTTTCCAACACCTCGATCAAGGTGGCGTGCGACAGATTCGACGAGGCCATCAAGCAGTACATCCGTCGCAACCACAACCTCTCGGTCGGCGAATGGGAGATCGAGACCCTACGCATCCAGGTGGGCTCCGCCTTCGATGTCGGAAGCGAGAGGGAGATGGACGTGAAGGGACGGGACCTGGTGACCGGCATTCCCCGTTCCGTGACGATTCACTCGGAGGAGGTTCGCGAGTGTATGCAGGAACCCATCCAGGATATCGTCTACGCGGTCAGACGGGCGCTTGAAAGCACACCGCCCCAGTTGGTCGCGGACATCATGGATCACGGCGTCTTCCTGACCGGCGGCGGAGCGCTGACCAGGGGGCTCAACGAACTTCTGCAGCACGAAACCGGCCTTGTGGTTCACGTCGATGACGAACCCCTCACCTGCGTGATCCGGGGAGCAGGGCGGGTGTTGGACGATTGGGACAGATTCAGCAGGGTTTTGCAGGAATAG
- the mrdA gene encoding penicillin-binding protein 2 has protein sequence MKPHAGADAFVREWACQGFVFLALAILLGSLFRLQILGTEEWELRAESNRVRRMPVAVPRGDIVDRDGRMIATSTQGYSIVVVPTNLSDLESALRHIGTYVAIPESEIRRHLEASRRHGNQPVVIDRDADFRTVSAIAERPDEFPRVVVETRPRRLYPAGRTVAHLTGYVGEISETELGSDGFPNDRYRSGMVVGKDGLERVYDMSLQGTQGFRYVEVDSRGRIVGEFASSRQAPGTSGEDLRLNIHLGLQEWIARIFPDTLTGAVVALDVENGGVLALYSTPSYDPNDFVGGIDTELWGRLAGDSSNPLFNRAVLGRYAPASTWKLAVAAIGLDQDVVEVDEFMPTPCRGGMSFGGDYRRCWDPEGHGYNNMAQAIGNSCNVYFYQLGMRLGLDRLLDRANQIGFRDKCGIDLPRENEGVFPEGREFWERVFGYDAKENEVLSLAIGQGPNSQTPLKIAQFYLALARDGSAPPPTIAVGAELGEGWVLNLGEEELAAVREGLRRVTQPGGTAHYATALEHWQVLGKTGTGQNSLSIKGEAHDHAWFAGMGGPFDGPPEIVVVVMVEYGESGSETAAPIVAKAADYYLRTKHGIAVDTLQTYLDYTNAGVYPAWYWDRMSRAEQETGNRRP, from the coding sequence GTGAAGCCGCACGCCGGCGCTGACGCGTTCGTAAGGGAATGGGCATGCCAGGGATTCGTATTTCTCGCCTTGGCGATTCTCCTGGGTTCGCTCTTCAGGCTTCAGATACTCGGTACCGAGGAGTGGGAGCTGAGGGCCGAGTCGAATCGTGTGCGCCGGATGCCGGTGGCGGTGCCGCGCGGGGACATCGTCGATCGGGACGGACGCATGATCGCAACCAGCACGCAGGGCTACAGTATCGTGGTCGTGCCCACCAACTTGAGCGACCTCGAGTCGGCCCTGCGCCATATCGGCACCTACGTAGCGATTCCGGAGTCCGAGATCCGGCGTCACCTGGAGGCGTCGAGGCGCCACGGAAATCAACCCGTCGTCATCGACAGAGATGCCGATTTCCGAACGGTGAGCGCCATCGCCGAACGCCCCGACGAATTCCCGCGGGTAGTCGTCGAAACCCGGCCGCGAAGACTCTATCCCGCAGGGCGCACGGTCGCACATCTGACCGGTTACGTCGGCGAGATATCGGAAACCGAGCTCGGGAGCGACGGATTCCCGAACGACCGGTACCGAAGCGGAATGGTCGTCGGCAAGGACGGGCTGGAACGAGTCTACGATATGTCGCTCCAGGGCACCCAGGGATTCCGTTACGTCGAGGTCGACTCCCGCGGACGCATCGTGGGCGAGTTCGCCTCTTCCCGCCAGGCCCCGGGCACGTCGGGCGAGGATCTCAGGCTCAATATCCATCTCGGGTTGCAGGAATGGATCGCGCGGATCTTCCCGGATACGCTGACGGGTGCCGTTGTGGCGCTGGATGTGGAAAACGGTGGCGTTCTCGCGCTCTACTCAACGCCCAGCTACGATCCCAACGACTTCGTCGGCGGCATCGACACCGAGCTTTGGGGGCGACTCGCCGGCGATTCGAGCAATCCTCTCTTCAACAGGGCCGTTCTCGGCAGGTATGCTCCGGCCTCGACCTGGAAGCTCGCCGTGGCCGCGATCGGACTCGATCAGGACGTCGTCGAGGTCGACGAGTTTATGCCGACTCCCTGCCGGGGCGGGATGTCCTTCGGCGGCGACTACCGACGCTGCTGGGACCCAGAGGGCCACGGCTACAACAACATGGCTCAGGCCATCGGCAATTCCTGCAACGTCTACTTCTACCAGCTAGGCATGCGTCTGGGGCTGGACCGTCTCCTCGACCGTGCCAACCAGATAGGATTCCGAGACAAGTGCGGAATCGATCTGCCCCGGGAGAACGAAGGTGTCTTCCCCGAAGGGCGGGAGTTCTGGGAACGGGTCTTCGGATATGACGCCAAGGAGAACGAGGTCCTCAGTCTGGCTATCGGGCAGGGCCCGAACTCGCAGACTCCCCTCAAGATCGCGCAGTTTTATCTGGCGCTCGCCCGGGACGGTTCGGCTCCTCCTCCTACCATCGCCGTCGGCGCGGAACTGGGAGAGGGCTGGGTTCTGAACCTCGGGGAGGAAGAGCTCGCAGCGGTGCGGGAGGGATTGAGAAGGGTAACTCAGCCCGGGGGAACGGCGCATTACGCGACCGCCCTGGAGCACTGGCAGGTCCTGGGCAAGACCGGGACGGGCCAGAATTCTCTCAGTATCAAGGGTGAGGCGCACGACCACGCCTGGTTCGCTGGGATGGGCGGCCCGTTCGACGGTCCCCCCGAGATCGTGGTCGTGGTGATGGTCGAGTACGGCGAGAGCGGGTCGGAGACGGCGGCGCCCATCGTGGCCAAGGCGGCGGACTATTATCTGAGAACCAAGCACGGCATCGCCGTCGACACCCTCCAGACTTACCTGGACTATACGAATGCAGGTGTCTATCCCGCCTGGTACTGGGATCGGATGAGCCGCGCCGAGCAGGAGACGGGAAACCGGCGACCGTGA
- a CDS encoding rod shape-determining protein MreC, protein MGQIQQGFAGIGRRRPRRSGAGGTLLDILLAVFTLVIGATLRFTPAEVQADMATALRASVLRPFVAIRTELETARHSVSELEIHRRKIDSLMAVVTYSASLDEEVESLRALFDLGDRGVGKFVGVALLRTRGAGSEGMFIVNKGIDEGVTPGRPVITPDGVVGRIVQARRGSAVGIDWTHADFRASAMVESGSAYGIVWTERGTYREEDRLVLDGLPYHGDPVIGKRVLTSGLGSVYPRGIPIGVISEVRAEREPWAKTYWLTPAVKPASVLYAAVSVAGPDDDLRSLWSADSLDALADDTLGAPPPRDRTSGIRPGGNGF, encoded by the coding sequence TTGGGACAGATTCAGCAGGGTTTTGCAGGAATAGGGCGGCGTCGCCCTCGGAGATCCGGCGCCGGGGGCACGCTTCTCGATATCCTCCTGGCGGTTTTCACCCTCGTCATCGGAGCGACGCTGAGATTCACGCCCGCCGAGGTGCAAGCGGACATGGCGACGGCGCTTCGAGCATCGGTTCTCAGACCCTTCGTGGCGATCCGGACGGAGCTCGAGACGGCGCGACACTCCGTGTCGGAACTGGAGATACACAGGCGCAAGATCGATTCGCTGATGGCGGTGGTGACCTATTCGGCGAGTCTCGATGAGGAGGTGGAGTCTCTGCGCGCCCTCTTCGATCTCGGCGACAGGGGGGTGGGCAAGTTCGTCGGAGTCGCCCTGCTGCGCACCCGCGGCGCGGGCTCCGAGGGCATGTTCATCGTCAACAAGGGAATCGACGAAGGGGTGACGCCGGGACGGCCCGTCATCACTCCCGACGGCGTGGTCGGGCGGATCGTTCAGGCAAGGCGCGGCTCCGCCGTGGGCATCGACTGGACGCACGCGGATTTCCGGGCGAGCGCGATGGTGGAGAGCGGAAGCGCCTACGGCATAGTCTGGACGGAACGAGGAACCTACCGGGAGGAGGACCGTCTCGTACTGGACGGGCTGCCCTATCACGGCGATCCCGTCATCGGCAAGCGGGTCTTGACCAGTGGTCTCGGCAGCGTATATCCACGAGGCATACCGATCGGCGTTATCTCCGAAGTGCGGGCCGAGCGGGAACCGTGGGCGAAGACCTACTGGCTCACACCGGCGGTGAAGCCCGCGTCGGTCCTCTATGCCGCTGTGAGCGTGGCGGGCCCGGACGACGACCTCAGAAGCCTCTGGTCGGCCGATTCCCTGGACGCCTTGGCCGACGACACTCTCGGAGCGCCGCCGCCCCGGGACCGCACGAGCGGAATCCGACCCGGCGGAAACGGGTTCTGA